The region tctgaacatgaaaatgacttctcccctgtgtgagctctctgatgataaacaagacttgatttctgggtaaaacatttcccacagacagaacacaaaaatggcttctctcctgtgtgaagtctctgatgataaacaagacccgttttcatggtaaaacatttcccacattctgaacatgaaaatgacttctctcctgtgtgaattctctgatgcttagcaagatgtgatttctgggtaaaacatttcccacattctgaacatgaaaatgacttctctcctgtgtgaattctctgatgataaacaagacccgttttcatggtaaaacatttcccacagacagaacacgaaaatggcttctctcctgtgtgaactctctgaTGATTAGCAAGATTTGATTTGtgggtaaagcatttcccacattctagacatgaaaatgacttctctcctgtgtgaattctgcgATGTTTAACAAAATCTGCCTCAAATCTAAaagacttcccacattctgaacaggaaaatggcttctctcctgtgtgaattctctgatgtctaacaagatatgatttttggGTATAGCATTtgctacattctgaacatgaatatgacttctTCCCTGTGACAATTGTTTCTTCTTTAACATCTCTTCTGTAAATGTTATGTTGCTCactagtctgtgatgaatcagaagatggaacctctataaaaggatcagatgacagatgtttgctgggaagggctgagggtacatctgggataatggcaggctcttTGTGTGTATCTTGTATGTTACCATCATCTTCCACTGTAAAACCTGAAGATATCAAAAGTTCCTCTAAGCTCCTGatgtcgtcatctgccaagaataaaacagattttaacattacaattatatCAATATTTTATAAAAATTTCCATATGAAACATTCATACAAATTGTGAAAAAGACAAGTTACAAAAACCCCGTGCTCTTTTATGTATGGGGTTTTGCTTACTTGAATAAGGGGTTTGCAGACATTAGCGAACCTCCTCAAGAATCCAGGTTAGCCTCTAAATTATCACCCGTTCCTCCAGGTTTCTTTTGGAGAGTCGATACCTTCTGGTGTTTATTCCATTAGCGTAAGGGCAATATATACAATACAGGAGATGcaacgcgagtcggagggcttacTGACTAATCTGACACCTTTCATGAGCATATGACACAGAGACATGATAAAAGTATCAGGTACTTCTTAGAACTGGGGCGACCGGAAGTGTGTACGTGCGTGCATCCAGAAGAAAGTAGCTGCTGAGCTATATCCCGGTACACGCTTAACCGGAAGCAGAGGTAAATTTCTCAACGCAATTTTGTGCGCATGCTCGTCTTGCACATGCTCTTTATACAGATTAAGTATACTTAATAACAAACGAGTGCcacattttatattatttctccagaacccccatacttttattttttacacacaaatctccaaaattttaaccccttagtgacggccccatcggaaTTCTAcatcctcactaagtgggctttaatcctagaggacgtagaaacatgcgtcctcttaggattaataccctcttagctgaggacgtgtCAGCTTCAtgttgtcggtgcccgcaggtagccgacagcatggagctgtcatcttggGCTGCCGGCAGTCCCCCCGGCAATgaaatcggcgctatccaatggatacccatcccaaccagcccccgtaattacccctgtcttcggaaataccacacagttcaaattactacttttatctaagatttggggcacgccgaaaagggtgcggacgGGGGGGAAttttttaacgtgtcaatttttattctgtacaagtgagcagtggggcctggaatttattcagttgtgccctgcaatccaacgggtgttccttccattacaggccttgccatgtgtcctgtaagtagattagggccacaatgggtatgtttctgaacacaggacaaatggggggatccattttggggttaaagtcttcattcctatgtacattgtacaaaaaaaccccagtTTTTAAAtcgacaaaattgccaaaaaaatgaaaattgtaattttttccttctgctttgcttagattcattcaaatactgtggggtcaaaatacacagtacacccctagatgaattcgttaaggggtctagttttccaaatgaggtcatttgtgggggttctctatccttttggccgctcaatgactctacaagtgggcaatgggacctggaatttattccgttgtaccctgaaatccaatgagtgCTCCTTCCATTGTAGGCCTAGAAATGTTTCCTTTaaggagattagggccacaatgggtatatttctgaacacgggagaaacaggggtatccattttggggtgcaagtcgtcattcatgtgtgtgctatacaaaaaagttgtttttaaactgacagaattgccaaaaaaatgaaaatcacaattttttccttttgctttgcttgaattcattcaaaaactgtggcgtaaaaatgggcagtacatccctagataaatttgttaaggggtctagtttttaaaatggggtcatttgcggggttctatatggttttggccactcaagagctctacaagagtgGTATGGGgcttaaaacgccttcaagcaaaacggatatttttggtataacttaccgtaaaatatctttctcgtcacgttcattgggggacacagccagaccatggggatatagccactgccactaggaggcgacactaagcacaagtgttaactcctcccaccaggatatatcccccctgcaggcactcagctaattagtttgtatgcaagcagtaggagtacACAacaaaatatttacatttttacatAAACCAACACATACCAGTACTTCTGGATAATTATATTGTCATCTGTGACCCGAGAACAAACGGGCTCCAGCCATGCTATCTATAATGAAAATAAATCTTTGGGAGGGTGAGGGTGCTGTccccccccaatgaacgtgacgagaaagagattttacggtaagttataccaaaaatatccgtttctcgtccgtatcattgggggacccagccagaccataTGACGTTCAAAAGCAGTCCCGAAAACAAAATAGGGTGCGTTATTCCCCAAATGGTCCCAGTCAGGGACAGCCGCTTGTAGAACCTTTCTACCCATGGCGGCGTCCGCTGATGCATATGTATGGACTCTATAAAATTTTGCAAATGTATGCAAGGACGTCCAAGTACCCGCCTTGCATACCTGTAATGCCGAGGCTCAGTGACAAACCGCCCAGGAAGCCCCCACCGCCCTTGTGGAGTGGGCTGTTATCCGAAATGGAGGCGACTGCACCTTGGCTCGGTAAGCCTCCGCCACTAGCGTTCGAATCCACCTTGAGATGGTCACCTTAGAGGCCGCCGATCCCTTACGCTGTCCCTCTGGTATTACGAACAGTGTCTCTGTCTTCCGGAAGTCTTTGGTTTTTGTAACATAAATTCGCAAGGCCCTTATCAGATCCAGTCGGTgcagtgctctctctctctcgcctgtATTGCTGCTGGACAAAAAGACAGAAGTACGATATCTTCGTTAAGATGAAATGCTGCTACTACCTTTGGCAAAAAAACCCGGAGCTGGTCTCAGTACCACCTTGTCCTGTTGGAATGTCCTGAAGGGGGGGTTCGTCCTACAGGGCGGCTAATTCGGACACCTACCGTATCGATGTGATCGTCACCAGAAAAACTACTTTCCAGCATAGAAGCCTCAGAGGTACCTCTCTGAGTGGCTCAAACGGGTGTGATAGTAACGCATTCAGCACCCAATTAAGATCCCATGCCGGAGTAGGTGGCCTGAACGGGGGTGACGCATGCGCGACCCCTTGAAAAAAGTTTGCACCGCTAATTTATTAGCGATTGGTCTCTGAAAAGAAACTGAAAGAGCCAATACCTGGCCCCTTAAGCGTTTCCATACATGATAATAAATTCTTGATGGCTCCGGCTTCCTGGCTTGGATCATCGTTCGGATGACTGCCTCAGCGAAACCTTGTTTCCTTAGTATAGCGGTCTCAATAGCCAGGCCGTCAAGCGAAGAGACATCGAATTCGGTGGAAGAGCGGTCCTTGTGACAGTAGCTCCTCCCGTTCTGGGAGTGGCCATAGGGCGGTAGCCAAAAGCTCTACTATGTCTGGATACCCCGCTCGCCTCGGCCAATCCAGCGCGACCAAGATTACtggccccccctccctccttcttgattttctttagtatcctcagaatgagtggaagaggaggaaatacGTACGGCAGTCTGAACCCTGCCCACGAACTCACCAGAGCGTCTACCGCTATTGCCTGAGGATCTCGCGAACGTGCCACAAAGGGAAGAATCCTGTAATTCTGCCTGGATGCCATCATATCTACATCCGGGGTGCCCCAGCGATGACAGATCGCCTGAAAGACCTCCGGATGTAGTTGCCATTCGCTGGGATCCACAGTCTTTCGACTGAGAAAAtc is a window of Eleutherodactylus coqui strain aEleCoq1 chromosome 4, aEleCoq1.hap1, whole genome shotgun sequence DNA encoding:
- the LOC136626732 gene encoding gastrula zinc finger protein XlCGF26.1-like, giving the protein MNVTRKIFYDDDIRSLEELLISSGFTVEDDGNIQDTHKEPAIIPDVPSALPSKHLSSDPFIEVPSSDSSQTSEQHNIYRRDVKEETIVTGKKSYSCSECSKCYTQKSYLVRHQRIHTGEKPFSCSECGKSFRFEADFVKHRRIHTGEKSFSCLECGKCFTHKSNLANHQRVHTGEKPFSCSVCGKCFTMKTGLVYHQRIHTGEKSFSCSECGKCFTQKSHLAKHQRIHTGEKSFSCSECGKCFTMKTGLVYHQRLHTGEKPFLCSVCGKCFTQKSSLVYHQRAHTGEKSFSCSECGKCFTQKSSLVYHQRIHTGEKSFSCLECGKCFTHKSNLANHQRVHTGEKPFSCSVCGKCFTMKTGLVDHQRIHTGEKPFSCSVCGKCFTQKSSLVYHQRAHTGEKSFSCSECGKCFTQKSNLVKHQKIHNSESACLLELS